One window of the Populus nigra chromosome 4, ddPopNigr1.1, whole genome shotgun sequence genome contains the following:
- the LOC133692738 gene encoding uncharacterized protein LOC133692738: protein MGACVSSSYLGHHESHEQLRPKTAKVISIHGDLREYYLPAFVSQVLRSEIASSSSSSSSSSSWFLCNSDHLSYDEYVPVLASDVPLHADEIYFVLPHSKLHRRLASSDMAALAVKASLALQNSSKKGGSRRGKKARISPVLLVSPDHDHQQHNVIYQKRKHEPQVQRAADSVAIGFSRSGSDRSFKKYTSRRAKLAVRSFKLRLTTIYEGIALN, encoded by the coding sequence ATGGGTGCTTGTGTTTCTTCTTCGTACTTGGGCCATCATGAATCTCATGAGCAGCTTCGTCCCAAGACCGCCAAAGTTATTTCAATTCATGGTGATCTTCGCGAATACTATCTTCCTGCCTTCGTTTCTCAAGTTCTTCGGTCTGAAATTGCGTCctcatcttcctcttcttcatcGTCCTCATCTTGGTTCCTCTGCAACTCCGACCATCTTTCATACGATGAATACGTTCCTGTCTTGGCTTCGGACGTCCCTCTCCATGCCGATGAGATATATTTTGTGCTTCCTCATTCAAAGCTTCATCGCAGGCTAGCCTCTTCAGATATGGCAGCTTTGGCTGTCAAAGCTAGCTTGGCCCTTCAAAACTCCTCTAAGAAAGGTGGTTCCCGTCGCGGCAAGAAGGCCCGGATTTCTCCTGTATTGTTGGTCAGTCCTGATCATGACCATCAGCAACATAATGTTATCTATCAGAAACGAAAACATGAGCCACAGGTGCAGCGGGCAGCTGATTCCGTTGCCATTGGGTTTTCCAGATCCGGTTCTGATAGAAGTTTTAAGAAATATACTTCCAGACGAGCCAAATTGGCTGTTCGTTCTTTTAAGCTCAGATTAACCACCATTTATGAAGGGATcgctcttaattaa